GAATTTTATCTTCTTCGGCCGCCTGGGGTTGATCCACCACGTCGCAGACACTGAACTCATAATCAGCAGCCGGAAGGGCGTCAAGTATGCGGCTTAGATTGGCAACTGCACGCTCAGTTCGCGGAGTCCTCCCCGAAATGTAAAGTTTAAGTATAATTCTTGCCATTATTCATCTCCATGATATGAATCCCATCAACAATATGAACAATCCCGCAGCGAGTAATTACCGCTTCCGACTTGGCATCATGTCTCCTTTATGATCTATTTTAATATATCAAGACATTGCTGTCCAAGATAACTGTGGCCTATATAAGACCTCTTTGAAACATACGACTTTTTAGACGGATTTTGACGATCTGAAAATGAGGTTCTCTCATCTGTGCTGTCCAAATCACGCGAAAAAGAACCTCATCTGGTCGGGATCGTAAGTCACTGGTAATGTTTCAAAGGGACTGTCCAGCCAAGCCCACAAATTCCGATGGGTGAAGAGATTCATCCGCACCGGAGAGACCAAGTTCGATAACGACCAGTTGTATTGTGATTTCAATTGAAGATATTTCAAGATGAGCATTGCTATCAGTGCTGTCCAAATCTGTATCTTCACCGCATTGGCGCTTGTTCCCACAAACGTCTTGATCTTGAGGTTTTGTTTCAGTGCCTTGAAAAACAACTCCACCTGCCACCGGTCTTTATATACTGCGCTGACCGTAGAGGCACCAAGCTGCAGATGATTCGTCAGAAACGCAAACACCCTGTCAGCTTCAGGATCATACACATCCACTCGACGCAAAAGATACGGACACTTTTCCTCTGCCTTTACTCCTGTCAGACGGATAATCTCATCTTTAAGAATATGACGGTTTTGAGGAACTTCTCTGGTCTCGACGACGTCATACACGGCGTTGTCTTTCATTCTGGTTACAAAGTATATTCCCTGGGCCGTCCATTTGCCGAAGAGGACGTAATCGTTATATCCCCGGTCATCCACCACTATGGTTCCGGGATCGAATTGAATCGTATGAGCAACCCTTACATCGGAAATCTTCCCTTCGGTAATTACGGCAAAAGAGGGTAAGTAACCATCGTGATCGAGCACAAGATGAAGCTTCACCGCTCCTTTTCTCCTGCGAAACTTCGCCCAATCATAGAGACTCAAGCACAAGTCAATGGGGGAGGAATCAAGACTCATCAGCTTGTTTTTGAACCGAAACTTCTTCTTCCCCGTCACGGCTCCTTTGCACCGACCGAGGAGGGCCAAGAACAGATCCTGGTACATTTCCCACGGACGGTGCGCATTGGCATACGCAAGCGTTGTCCGTTTCGGAGCTTCGATGCCCAAATGCTTCAGCTTTCCTTCACAGCTCATCAGGCCGTTAACGATCTCCCTCAGCGATTGAGCCTTCCCCAACTGACAAAACAGCATACTCACAAACTGCCCCCAACTGCTGAATCCCTTCGCATGCCGCTCCGCCTGATGCTTCTTTGCCACCAACTGAAACTCCTTCCGCGGAAACCATTGCAACAATTGGCTGAATATGCTACAAAATACACTCATGTTGAGCCCTCCTTTGGTTTTTTGTTCTTCCCAGAACTGTTATACCAAATCAGGGCTCAACTCATAAATCTATTTTGGCCAAGAGTGATACACGGTAGGTGTTTTCCCCAATCATGGGTTGATATTGGCACATTTTGTTTCCATAAAAAAGAAAAAGGTTGGTTTAAATCGAGCTGTATTGTTTAATCAGTTTGGGTATTTTGTGTTATTACGGACAAAAGGCGGTTTGGGTAAAATATGGGAAAATCCACAAAGGTCTTGAAAGAGGCTGGCTCCACAGTTCCACATGTACTCCGCAAACGTGCATGCCTCCGAAAAGTGAAGGGTATTATCGGAAATCTTGCTCCCGTCAAAAGATTGCCAGAGTCGACTTGTCGGTGTTAACGACAGCGGATAGCAGAAGAAGAAACGTTGCTTTCCCAAAGAAACTTGACAGGACTTTGCAAAGACTGCAATCTGTCAGCGATTGAACGACACGCATGTGTCAATCGAAAATCATCCGTCTGTCTTCGCTGTCGACACCATCCCCTGTGAGACCGTCTTTAATATACTGAATTATTACCCTTCGATCTCTCTTACTGGAACGTCTTCAAATTATATTCTGCGATCGCATTTGCGACGGAACAGCGCATGTACCATTATTTGGCCGTCAAATTGACATACTTTGCGCTATAGATGCCGTCTATCTTCTGTAGTTGCTTCAAAACACTATCGTTGACGGGTTCATCAACATTCAGAATCATTACGGATTCACCGCCTATCTGCGCACGATCTTTTCTTCCT
This DNA window, taken from Thermodesulfovibrionales bacterium, encodes the following:
- a CDS encoding circadian clock KaiB family protein, which gives rise to MARIILKLYISGRTPRTERAVANLSRILDALPAADYEFSVCDVVDQPQAAEEDKILATPTLILISPPPARRIVGDFSETEKVFSYLGLPLQPPLKREEPA
- a CDS encoding IS4 family transposase: MSVFCSIFSQLLQWFPRKEFQLVAKKHQAERHAKGFSSWGQFVSMLFCQLGKAQSLREIVNGLMSCEGKLKHLGIEAPKRTTLAYANAHRPWEMYQDLFLALLGRCKGAVTGKKKFRFKNKLMSLDSSPIDLCLSLYDWAKFRRRKGAVKLHLVLDHDGYLPSFAVITEGKISDVRVAHTIQFDPGTIVVDDRGYNDYVLFGKWTAQGIYFVTRMKDNAVYDVVETREVPQNRHILKDEIIRLTGVKAEEKCPYLLRRVDVYDPEADRVFAFLTNHLQLGASTVSAVYKDRWQVELFFKALKQNLKIKTFVGTSANAVKIQIWTALIAMLILKYLQLKSQYNWSLSNLVSPVRMNLFTHRNLWAWLDSPFETLPVTYDPDQMRFFFA